In a single window of the Anaerocolumna cellulosilytica genome:
- a CDS encoding winged helix-turn-helix transcriptional regulator — MSCDNSCPIEHTVNLIGHKWKVLIIRNLMNHGTLRFGELSKGIHGISQKMLTQQLRQLEEDRIVQRKVYPEVPPKVEYTLTELGMTLKPILDAMSSWGSEHIKTR; from the coding sequence ATGTCATGTGATAATTCATGTCCGATTGAGCACACTGTTAATTTAATCGGTCATAAATGGAAGGTACTCATTATAAGAAATTTAATGAATCACGGTACTTTAAGATTCGGTGAACTTAGTAAAGGAATTCATGGTATCAGCCAGAAAATGTTAACACAGCAGCTTAGGCAACTGGAGGAGGATCGAATTGTTCAAAGAAAAGTCTACCCGGAAGTTCCTCCAAAGGTGGAATACACTTTGACAGAACTGGGAATGACCTTAAAACCTATTTTGGATGCAATGAGCAGTTGGGGGAGTGAACATATAAAGACCAGGTAG
- a CDS encoding cupin domain-containing protein, with product MKKVNITSILKSVSVKNNRTEIFKEGTLDIGLLQYAPGQTTPDHKHSDLDEVFYILSGEGTITINKEPTALKEYDVIYSPRGEFHGFNNTSTKDLIVLQIKNILPSDV from the coding sequence ATGAAAAAAGTTAATATTACGTCCATACTTAAATCTGTTTCGGTTAAAAATAACCGCACTGAGATTTTTAAGGAAGGGACATTGGATATAGGGTTATTACAATATGCACCTGGGCAGACTACACCTGATCATAAACATTCAGATTTAGATGAGGTATTTTACATCCTATCCGGTGAAGGTACTATTACCATTAATAAAGAACCTACTGCTTTAAAAGAATATGATGTTATATATTCGCCGCGGGGAGAGTTCCATGGTTTTAACAATACAAGTACAAAAGACCTGATTGTGTTACAGATAAAAAATATTCTTCCCTCAGATGTATAA
- a CDS encoding AAA family ATPase — translation MVYLKSFSLPNQYHIDMNLLPSAYPSSVFYFKELTLITFERITIFYGGNGSGKSTLLNLISDKLGLQRITTVDRSKEFHNFLHLCKYGLEEEEELRNGLPEGSKIISSEDIMDHILNQRINNKATGISQEKSFEEYMKYKFSDFHYRNLEDYENLKKVNTTRRLTATKYVNTNAGTKSREFSNGENALNYFDRELKEGNLYILDEPENSLSPRYQFELTKLLTDMARFFNCQFIIATHSPFILSAEGARIYNLDEEPVEIRRWEELESIRFYHDFFKERDKYF, via the coding sequence ATGGTGTACTTAAAGAGCTTTTCTCTACCAAACCAATATCACATAGATATGAATTTGCTTCCTTCTGCATATCCATCTTCGGTCTTTTATTTTAAAGAGTTGACATTGATAACATTCGAACGGATTACTATATTTTATGGTGGCAATGGAAGCGGTAAATCAACCTTGCTAAATCTTATTTCAGACAAGCTTGGATTACAAAGAATAACAACGGTTGACCGAAGCAAAGAATTTCATAATTTCCTCCATTTATGCAAATATGGGCTTGAAGAGGAAGAGGAACTAAGGAATGGTCTTCCGGAAGGAAGTAAAATTATATCCAGTGAAGATATAATGGACCATATATTAAACCAGAGAATTAATAATAAAGCAACTGGCATCTCTCAGGAGAAATCCTTTGAGGAATATATGAAATATAAATTTAGTGATTTTCATTATAGAAATCTTGAGGATTATGAAAATCTAAAGAAAGTAAATACAACTAGAAGGCTTACAGCAACAAAATATGTTAACACCAATGCAGGAACAAAGTCCAGAGAATTTTCCAATGGTGAAAACGCTCTTAATTATTTCGACCGGGAATTAAAAGAAGGGAATCTTTATATATTAGATGAACCAGAAAACAGTTTGTCACCCAGATATCAGTTTGAGCTGACCAAGCTATTAACAGATATGGCAAGATTCTTTAACTGTCAGTTTATTATTGCCACGCATTCACCATTTATACTTTCTGCTGAAGGGGCCAGAATATATAACTTGGATGAAGAACCCGTAGAAATAAGACGATGGGAAGAGTTAGAAAGTATACGGTTTTATCACGATTTTTTTAAGGAGAGGGACAAGTATTTTTAG
- a CDS encoding VOC family protein has translation MFKRIDHIAFSVKDRQKSIDFYETYFGFQKYFEHDVPGIPELEKVVYLRLGDTILEFEHWTDNRQNNGYHFCLISDDFYSDYLRLKNAGIPVVFEPHVPSPRIPEEKGWMRVLFRGPDNELIEIRG, from the coding sequence ATGTTTAAAAGAATTGATCATATTGCCTTTTCAGTAAAAGACAGACAGAAATCTATCGATTTTTATGAGACATATTTTGGCTTTCAGAAATATTTTGAACATGATGTTCCTGGAATACCTGAATTAGAAAAAGTGGTTTATCTGCGGCTTGGTGATACAATTTTAGAATTTGAACACTGGACAGACAACAGACAAAATAACGGATATCATTTCTGCCTCATCAGTGATGATTTCTATTCAGATTACCTACGCCTAAAAAATGCCGGTATTCCTGTTGTTTTTGAACCTCACGTTCCTAGCCCAAGAATTCCGGAAGAAAAGGGCTGGATGCGGGTTTTATTTAGAGGACCTGATAATGAATTAATAGAAATACGTGGATAA